One part of the Truepera radiovictrix DSM 17093 genome encodes these proteins:
- a CDS encoding COX15/CtaA family protein, which produces MLKLSTPALAWLTVVVNAIVILQGAVVRATGSGAGCGRHWPLCNGEVVPLAPSVETLIEFSHRLLSLAALLLGLWLLVRAWRFQRENPPLFTWASLAFFFLIVEALLGAATVLLGLTGDNATVGRGLMVATHLVNSLLLVGALCAALVYALPRAPGPVRAGAQPLVTTVLAVGLVGMLVLMFSGGIAAMGNTIFPSESLAAGIAADFDPTSHLLIRLRILHPLIAISVGLYLFLSLGLSWWLKPVARAKRTAQTLLGVYVVQLLVGTLNLALLAPVTLQVLHLGLAVAAFALLSVFAVYTLGDTPEPRALQLHRLASRAPGAPLREPQGDGSLM; this is translated from the coding sequence ATGCTGAAACTGTCAACGCCAGCGCTCGCGTGGCTGACCGTCGTCGTCAACGCGATTGTGATCTTGCAGGGCGCCGTGGTGCGCGCGACGGGTTCGGGCGCCGGTTGCGGCCGCCACTGGCCGCTCTGTAACGGCGAGGTGGTGCCGCTCGCCCCGAGCGTAGAGACGCTCATCGAGTTTTCCCACCGCCTGCTGTCGCTAGCTGCGCTCCTGTTGGGTCTGTGGCTGCTCGTGCGGGCGTGGCGCTTTCAGCGGGAGAACCCGCCGCTCTTTACCTGGGCGTCGCTCGCCTTTTTCTTCCTCATCGTCGAGGCCCTTCTGGGCGCTGCGACCGTGCTGCTCGGCCTGACGGGGGACAACGCGACCGTCGGGCGCGGGTTGATGGTCGCGACGCACCTCGTCAACTCGCTGCTCCTCGTCGGCGCCCTCTGCGCCGCGCTGGTCTACGCCCTGCCGAGGGCGCCGGGCCCCGTGCGCGCGGGCGCGCAACCGCTCGTAACGACCGTGCTCGCAGTGGGCCTTGTGGGGATGCTCGTGCTGATGTTCTCGGGGGGCATCGCGGCGATGGGCAACACCATCTTCCCCTCCGAAAGCCTCGCCGCGGGCATCGCCGCCGACTTCGACCCCACGTCGCACCTGCTGATCCGGCTGCGCATCCTGCACCCGCTCATTGCCATCTCGGTGGGGCTCTACCTCTTTTTGAGCCTGGGGCTCTCCTGGTGGCTCAAACCGGTGGCGCGCGCTAAACGCACCGCGCAGACCCTGCTCGGCGTCTACGTGGTGCAGCTGCTCGTGGGTACCCTTAACCTCGCCCTGCTCGCCCCCGTGACCCTGCAGGTGCTGCACCTGGGGCTCGCCGTAGCGGCGTTTGCGCTGCTCTCGGTGTTCGCGGTCTACACCCTGGGCGACACGCCCGAGCCGCGCGCGCTGCAGCTGCACCGCCTGGCCTCGCGCGCGCCCGGTGCGCCCCTGCGCGAACCCCAGGGCGACGGGAGCCTGATGTGA